The genomic DNA CGGCGGCGGCCGGCTGCAGCAGGGTGGTGGTGAGGAGGACGATGGGTGCCAGGCGCAGGGCAGGCGGGACGGCTCGTGTCATGGGATCACCGGTTCGTGGGAGAGGGCAGTCGAGTATCGGCAGCGAGGATTGCAGTGTCAACGGAGCAGCAGCATGTAATCACGTTGATGAGCGTTGCGCGCGCCCGCGCGGTCCGACAGGATGCCGCCGCTGGCGCGCCGCTTGTGGCACAATCGGCGGAACGGCTGCTTTTCCGGAGCCGCGTCTTCAGACGATGAGCTGCTCGACTGAGGCGTTATTGCGGGTACGAAGGCAGGGCGGGACGGCTTGTACGTTGTGGCGATAGCGAAAGGGTGTCACGTGGCTACCGATGATCAGTTCAGGGCTTGCCGCCGCAGTAATTTCGTGCGCGCGGCCTATGTCGAGGCCGCGATCCGCGTCAACGACATGTTCGGTTCCGATCGGGCGTACTGGATACTGATTCGTGAAAAAGTCCCCGCTCCCGTCATCGAACGGATCCTGCAAGGGATCAAGGGACAAGTTCGGTGCAAGGACCGCCGTTACGCGACCCGCGTTGCCGGCACCCGCGAACGCGACCGGGACTGCCCGCCTGGCAACGTCCGCTCGGACGAGCTGACCTCGCAACGCATCGAGGTGGCGCTGGTGTTCCAGGCGATGCTGGGGACGGACGCGGCGGCAAATTACCTGCGCGACGCCGGCATTCCGGTATGGATCACGGCTCGCGTGCTGGGGTCGACCAAGCGTCGGCCGTCGCCGGACCTGGTCGAGGCCTGATCCGTGCGCGTCAAGGGCTGCGGTCCACCGCTTGCGCCTGCGTGCCCGGTGCGGCCTTGGCGCAGCGGCCGCGGGCGGGTTTACCTCTAGATTGCCTGTATAATGTGCGGCCCCGCGTTTCCCGCCCTTCGTCATGACCGCCACTCCCGCTACCCCTGCCACCATCCCGCGCGGCCGCCGCATCAGCGTCGCCCCCATGATGGACTGGACCGACCGTCACTGCCGCCTGTTCCACCGCCAGATCACCAGGCACACCTGGCTCTACACGGAGATGGTGACGACGGGCGCGCTGGTGTATGGCGACGTCGAGCGCCACCTGCGCTTCAACGACGAGGAGCATCCGGTCGCGCTGCAGCTGGGCGGCAGCGATCCGCACGACCTTGCCGTCAGCGCGCGGCTGGGCGAGAAGTGGGGCTATGACGAGATCAATCTCAATTGCGGTTGCCCGTCCGAGCGGGTGCAGAAGGGCGCCTTTGGCGCCTGCCTGATGGCCGAGCCGGAGCTGGTGCGCGACTGCGTCAAGGCCATGCGCGATGCCGTCAGCATCGACGTCACCGTCAAGCACCGCATCGGCATCAACGAGACCGAAAGCTACGACTTCGTGCGCGACTTCGTCGGCAAGGTCGCGGATGCCGGCTGCACCACCTTCATCGTCCACGCCCGCAATGCCATCCTGAAGGGCCTGTCGCCCAAGGAGAACCGCGAGATCCCGCCGCTGAAGTACGAGTATGCCTACCGCCTGAAGCGCGACTTTCCCGACTTCGAGATCCTGATCAACGGCGGCATCAAGACGCAAGCGGAGATCGACGAGCACCTGCGCCACGTCGATGGCGTGATGCTGGGGCGCGAGGCCTACCACAATCCCTACCTGATGGCGACGTTCGACCAGCGCTACTATGGCGACGACGCGCCCGTGAAGTCGCGCGAGGAAGTGCTGCGCGCGATGATGCCGTACATCGCCGCCCAGCTGGCGCAGGAGGGCGGCCGTGGCCTCAAGCTGAACACGATCACGCGCCACATGCTGGGCCTGATGCAGGGCCTGCCTGGCGCGAAGAACTTCCGCCAGACCTTGTCCGACTCGAAAAAACTGGCCGCCGGCGATCCGGCACTGCTGCTCGACGCGATTCCGCGCGGGCTCTGAGCTTTACTCTCCTACCAAAAAAAACCGCAGGGACAGGCACCTGAAGTCGAGCGTTCACTCGACTGCGGGTGCCTGCCCGTGCGATCCCAAACGTGCGGGCGTGTCTGTTTTTCCACAAAGAAAGCAAATTTGCTTAGTTCTTAGGCAAGATTTCCTTGCCCGTTGGCAACGTCGCCAACTATAATTTCCCAAGAGACACAAGTTTCACCGTTGCTAACGCCGTGGCGACTGGCGCGAAAAACCACAACTTCCGGCGATTTCGCTCCCCTGGTTTTGCATTCGCAGTCAATGTTTGCTACTGTCACTACTTGCGTGATGGCAACGATAAGTGTGTTACATCAACGTCAAGCACTCTTGGGCAGTCGACAACAACCGTCATTTTTACGAAGAGCCGAAATGAATTTAAGCAAAATGAAAGTAGGGACCCGCCTCGGTCTCGGGTTCGCACTGGTGCTGCTATTCCTGGTCGTGGTCACCGTGGTCGGCATCTTCCGTATGGCCCAGATCCAGGACCGCCTCGATCACGTGGTCAGCGTCAACAACGTCGTCACCCGCCTGGTGGTCGACATGCGCCACAACGTGCAGGACCGCATCGGTTCGCTGCGCGTGCTGACCCTGATGTCCGACCCGGCCGACATGGAGCCCGAATTCGCCCGTCTGAAAGAGCAGACCGCGAAGTACGAAACCGCGCTGAAGAAGCTGGAAGCGCAGTTTGCCATCGAGGCGCTGCCGGAAGAGAAGAAGCTGCTGGCACAGATCAAGGAACATGAAGCCGTCGCCATGCCGGCCATCGAGCGCGCCTCCGCGCTGTGGCTGGCCAACGACGCGATGGGCGCGACCAAGATCCTGATCAAGGAAATCAAGCCCGCGCAGAAGAAGTGGATGGATGCGCTGGACCAGCTGGGTGCCTTCGAGGACAAGCTGAACAACCAGGTCAAGATCGACGCGGCCGAAGGCTTCAATAGTGCCCGTACTTTCATGATCGGCATGGGTGTGCTGGCCGTGCTGATCTCGCTGTCGGCCGCCTGGGCCATCACCCGCGGCCTGCTCAAGCAGCTGGGCGGCGAACCGGAATACACGGCGTCGATCGCCGGCAGCATCGCCAACGGCGACCTGTCGATCGCCATCGACACCTCGTCCACCGACCAGGGCAGCCTGCTGGTCGAGATGAAGGAAATGCGCGACAGCCTGGTGGGCATCGTCGGCCAGGTGCGCGTGGGCACCGAGACCATCGGCACCGCCTCGCGTGAAATCGCCGCCGGCAACATCGACCTGTCGTCCCGTACCGAAATGCAGGCATCGTCGCTGGAGAAGACCGCGTCGGCAATGGAAGAACTGACGTCGACCGTCAAGCAGAACGCCGACAACGCCCGTGAAGCGAACCAGCTGGCCGCCAACGCCTCCGACGTGGCCCGCAAGGGTGGCGCCGTGGTGTCGCAAGTGGTCGACACGATGAGCTCGATCAACGAGTCCGCCAACAAGATCGTCGACATCATCGGCGTGATCGACGGCATCGCCTTCCAGACCAACATCCTGGCGCTGAACGCCGCCGTCGAGGCGGCCCGTGCCGGCGAGCAGGGCCGCGGCTTTGCCGTGGTGGCATCCGAAGTGCGCAACCTGGCCCAGCGTTCCGCTGGCGCCGCCAAGGAAATCAAGGCCCTGATCGGCGACTCCGTCGAGAAGGTCGAGCGCGGTTCGAAGCTGGTCGGCCAGGCCGGCGTGACGATGGACGAGGTGGTGGACTCGGTGCGCCGCGTGACCGACATCATGAGCGAGATCGCCAACGCCAGCCAGGAGCAGAGTGCCGGCATCGAGCAGGTCAACCAGTCGATCATCGAGATGGACAGCATGACCCAGCAGAACGCCGCGCTGGTGGAAGAAGCCGCCGCCGCCGCGCAAAGCCTGCAGGACCAGGCGTCGGAACTGGCCCGCGTGGTCAGCATCTTCAAGCTGGAAGCGGGCGAGGAGCGTGCCGTGCAGGCCGCCACCGCCGCCGTGCCGACCAAGCAGGTCGCGCTGGTGAAGCCGGCCGCCAAGGCGCCACGCAAGGCCGTTGCCGCGCAAGCCCCGGCCAAGCCGAAGAAGGTGGTTGCCGCCGCCTCGTCCGGCGCGGACGAGTGGGAAGAATTCTAAGCAGTCGCAAAACCTAAACAAGATAAGTTGGAAAGAAAAATGAACAAGCGTTTCATCGGTTTTATCGCAGCAACCCTCGTCTCCGGCGCCGTCATGGCATCGGAAGTTCCAGCCTCCGTCGATGCGCGCAAGTGCAAGGCGGAGTACCCGAAAGCTTCCCTGCTGAACGAAGAGCAAGGCGCCGTCTCGATGGCCTTCCTCGTCTCGCCGGCCGGTGACGTGCTGGATTCGAAGGTCGAAAAA from Pseudoduganella armeniaca includes the following:
- the dusA gene encoding tRNA dihydrouridine(20/20a) synthase DusA; translated protein: MTATPATPATIPRGRRISVAPMMDWTDRHCRLFHRQITRHTWLYTEMVTTGALVYGDVERHLRFNDEEHPVALQLGGSDPHDLAVSARLGEKWGYDEINLNCGCPSERVQKGAFGACLMAEPELVRDCVKAMRDAVSIDVTVKHRIGINETESYDFVRDFVGKVADAGCTTFIVHARNAILKGLSPKENREIPPLKYEYAYRLKRDFPDFEILINGGIKTQAEIDEHLRHVDGVMLGREAYHNPYLMATFDQRYYGDDAPVKSREEVLRAMMPYIAAQLAQEGGRGLKLNTITRHMLGLMQGLPGAKNFRQTLSDSKKLAAGDPALLLDAIPRGL
- a CDS encoding methyl-accepting chemotaxis protein, with amino-acid sequence MKVGTRLGLGFALVLLFLVVVTVVGIFRMAQIQDRLDHVVSVNNVVTRLVVDMRHNVQDRIGSLRVLTLMSDPADMEPEFARLKEQTAKYETALKKLEAQFAIEALPEEKKLLAQIKEHEAVAMPAIERASALWLANDAMGATKILIKEIKPAQKKWMDALDQLGAFEDKLNNQVKIDAAEGFNSARTFMIGMGVLAVLISLSAAWAITRGLLKQLGGEPEYTASIAGSIANGDLSIAIDTSSTDQGSLLVEMKEMRDSLVGIVGQVRVGTETIGTASREIAAGNIDLSSRTEMQASSLEKTASAMEELTSTVKQNADNAREANQLAANASDVARKGGAVVSQVVDTMSSINESANKIVDIIGVIDGIAFQTNILALNAAVEAARAGEQGRGFAVVASEVRNLAQRSAGAAKEIKALIGDSVEKVERGSKLVGQAGVTMDEVVDSVRRVTDIMSEIANASQEQSAGIEQVNQSIIEMDSMTQQNAALVEEAAAAAQSLQDQASELARVVSIFKLEAGEERAVQAATAAVPTKQVALVKPAAKAPRKAVAAQAPAKPKKVVAAASSGADEWEEF
- a CDS encoding energy transducer TonB — translated: MNKRFIGFIAATLVSGAVMASEVPASVDARKCKAEYPKASLLNEEQGAVSMAFLVSPAGDVLDSKVEKSSGYKNLDKAALKALAGCKFKPGTKDGVVAQTWTKVDYVWSL